The proteins below come from a single Flavobacterium lindanitolerans genomic window:
- a CDS encoding metallophosphoesterase — translation MIIFLQSCATNHSQFGSKEPVTIKDNFDNPKTVSHTFYLVGDAGNADELKAKQILKLFEERLKKADTNSTLLFLGDNIYPLGMPPKDSPDRKTAEEKLNIQLALSKNFKGKTIFIPGNHDWYNGVEGLKEQERLVNEYLKEKKSFLPRKNCGIDHLNINDNVALIVIDSQWYLEDWDKHPTINTDCDIKSREQFFDELESRLNDNQKKTTILAIHHPLMSNGTHGGEFSLKKHLFPIEKKIPMPVIGTIINLLRKTSGISPQDLQNKKYNAFVKRVKTLIQNRNNVVVVSGHDHNLQYIDKDNIKQIISGAGSKEEAARAINENDFSFGHNGYAVLEVLGNGASKVSYYGADSKGKEGLLYKQQPTFPRPKPNLREYPNNFPTSKDTSVYTTKMTTKGGAYRFLWGKHYRKIYSTPIKAQSVSLDTLYGGLTPTISGGGHQSKSLRLVDKDGKEYVMRALKKSATRFLQSVAFKDQSVEKDFRDTYAEDFIMDFYTTAHPYTPFIVSELADRVGISHSNPKLFYVPKQNRLALFNEEYGDELYMIEERPMSAFKDLKSFGKPDKIISTDDVLANIRADEKYEVDEPSYIRARIFDMLIGDWDRHADQWRWGEYKENGKVIYRPIPRDRDQAFSRYDGTLLSILMNFPALRHMRSFDDKLDNVKWFNREAYALDLAFITKSDEKVWSQQAKYITDNLSNAEIDKAFEKLPKEVKDASIEKIKSDLKARKKHLEKYAHQYYKVLQKTVLIVGTDKKDRFVITRDGDVTKVEVYRIKKDREELIRQKTYHSPETRELWVYGLDDDDIFEVKGEGRRKLKIRLLGGQDHDTYDVESSRKIRIYDSSTKDNTVVNTGKGEKMLSDSYLINTYDYEKPKYNVMAGYPLLGFNPDDGVKIGARVNYTVNGFNRFPYSQRHVVGGNYYFATSGYELFYKGVFPHQIGKWNFVIDALYTSPNFSVNYFGVGNETENPDDDIDMDYNRVKIRRLKATPSLQWTGEMGGSAIVQASFERISVDRTAGRFVSQPGVLNPDVFDYKNFVDLSAKYTFENYDNPSNATLGMVFSLLGGYTININETDRKFPYAEGSLGFTYKISTSGNWVLATLLKGKALFDDDFEFYQAATVGGDTDLRGFRNQRFSGKQSFYQSTDLRWNLGKIDNGVAPLRYGVFGGFDYGRVWVPNEESDKWHQAYGGGIWINGVNLVTGKLSLFNSADGLRVSAGLGFGF, via the coding sequence TTGATAATTTTTTTACAATCCTGTGCTACAAATCATTCCCAGTTTGGAAGCAAGGAGCCTGTTACGATAAAAGATAATTTTGATAATCCGAAAACAGTTTCACATACTTTCTATCTGGTAGGAGATGCGGGCAATGCTGATGAACTCAAAGCAAAGCAAATTCTTAAGCTGTTTGAAGAAAGGCTGAAGAAAGCAGATACAAACAGTACTTTACTTTTTTTAGGGGATAATATTTATCCGTTGGGCATGCCGCCAAAAGACAGTCCGGACAGAAAAACGGCCGAAGAAAAACTAAACATACAACTTGCCTTGTCTAAGAATTTTAAAGGGAAAACGATATTCATTCCGGGAAATCACGATTGGTATAACGGTGTAGAAGGATTGAAAGAACAGGAAAGGCTGGTTAATGAATATCTTAAAGAAAAAAAATCATTCCTTCCCAGAAAAAATTGCGGAATAGACCACTTGAATATCAATGATAATGTGGCATTGATTGTAATCGACAGCCAATGGTATCTGGAAGATTGGGACAAACATCCTACCATCAATACCGATTGTGATATTAAGTCAAGAGAACAGTTTTTTGACGAACTGGAAAGCAGGCTGAACGATAATCAGAAAAAAACAACAATCCTGGCTATCCATCACCCTCTGATGAGTAATGGAACACATGGTGGAGAATTTTCTTTGAAAAAACACCTTTTCCCGATAGAGAAAAAAATACCAATGCCGGTAATTGGTACAATTATCAACTTATTGCGTAAAACTTCCGGTATCAGTCCGCAAGACCTGCAAAATAAAAAGTACAATGCTTTTGTCAAAAGAGTCAAGACACTCATACAGAATCGAAATAATGTGGTGGTGGTTTCAGGACATGACCATAATTTACAATATATCGACAAGGATAATATCAAACAGATTATCAGTGGAGCGGGCTCAAAAGAAGAAGCGGCAAGAGCAATCAATGAGAACGATTTTTCCTTCGGACATAATGGTTATGCGGTATTGGAAGTATTAGGAAATGGCGCTTCAAAAGTGTCCTATTACGGAGCTGATTCTAAAGGCAAAGAAGGGCTTTTGTATAAACAGCAACCGACTTTCCCAAGGCCAAAACCAAATTTGAGAGAATACCCAAACAATTTCCCGACCTCTAAAGATACCTCGGTTTATACTACAAAAATGACCACTAAAGGAGGTGCCTATCGCTTTCTTTGGGGAAAACATTACAGAAAGATTTACAGCACACCAATAAAAGCCCAAAGCGTAAGCCTTGACACCTTGTATGGTGGTTTGACTCCTACGATTTCCGGCGGAGGTCACCAGTCAAAATCACTCCGATTGGTAGATAAAGACGGTAAGGAATATGTCATGAGAGCCTTAAAGAAAAGTGCTACCCGATTCCTGCAGTCGGTTGCTTTTAAAGACCAGTCGGTAGAAAAAGATTTCCGCGATACATATGCAGAAGATTTTATCATGGATTTTTATACTACTGCCCATCCATACACGCCATTTATTGTTTCTGAACTGGCAGACAGAGTAGGTATAAGCCATTCCAATCCCAAACTGTTTTATGTGCCAAAGCAAAACAGGCTGGCATTATTCAATGAAGAATACGGTGATGAGTTGTATATGATTGAGGAACGCCCTATGAGTGCATTCAAGGATTTAAAGAGTTTCGGAAAACCAGATAAAATTATCAGCACAGATGACGTCCTGGCAAATATCAGGGCTGATGAAAAATATGAAGTTGATGAGCCAAGCTATATCAGGGCAAGAATATTCGATATGCTGATTGGCGATTGGGACAGGCATGCAGACCAATGGAGATGGGGCGAATATAAAGAAAACGGCAAAGTAATTTATCGACCAATACCGCGCGACAGAGACCAGGCATTTTCCAGATACGATGGTACATTATTGTCTATTTTGATGAACTTTCCGGCTTTGCGTCATATGAGGTCATTTGATGACAAGCTCGATAATGTAAAATGGTTCAACCGCGAAGCCTATGCTCTGGATTTGGCATTTATTACAAAATCTGATGAAAAAGTGTGGAGCCAACAGGCAAAATACATTACAGACAATCTTTCCAATGCTGAAATTGACAAGGCTTTTGAAAAATTGCCAAAGGAGGTTAAGGATGCTTCTATAGAAAAAATAAAATCTGACCTGAAAGCCAGAAAGAAACATCTGGAAAAATATGCACACCAATATTATAAAGTATTACAAAAGACAGTGCTTATTGTCGGTACCGATAAAAAAGACCGGTTTGTAATTACAAGAGATGGAGATGTAACCAAGGTTGAGGTATATCGTATCAAGAAGGACAGAGAAGAATTAATCCGTCAGAAAACCTATCATTCTCCGGAAACCAGAGAATTATGGGTATATGGTCTGGATGATGATGATATTTTTGAAGTAAAAGGCGAAGGCAGGAGAAAACTCAAGATACGACTGCTTGGAGGACAAGACCATGACACTTATGATGTGGAGAGTAGCCGTAAAATAAGAATCTATGATTCTTCAACCAAAGATAATACGGTTGTCAACACCGGAAAAGGAGAAAAAATGCTTTCGGATTCATATCTGATTAATACCTACGACTACGAAAAGCCAAAATATAATGTAATGGCCGGCTATCCGCTACTCGGATTCAACCCGGATGATGGTGTCAAAATAGGAGCCAGAGTCAATTATACAGTAAATGGATTCAACAGATTCCCATATTCTCAAAGACATGTTGTTGGTGGGAATTATTATTTCGCCACCAGCGGTTATGAATTGTTCTATAAAGGCGTTTTTCCGCATCAGATAGGGAAATGGAATTTTGTAATTGATGCGCTTTATACAAGCCCTAATTTTAGTGTTAATTATTTTGGTGTTGGAAACGAGACGGAAAATCCGGATGATGATATCGATATGGACTATAACCGTGTCAAGATAAGAAGGCTGAAAGCTACGCCATCTTTGCAATGGACAGGCGAAATGGGAGGTTCGGCAATTGTACAGGCAAGCTTTGAAAGAATAAGTGTAGACAGAACTGCCGGAAGATTTGTAAGTCAGCCTGGAGTTCTAAATCCGGATGTTTTTGATTACAAAAACTTTGTCGACCTCAGTGCAAAATATACTTTTGAAAACTATGACAATCCATCAAACGCTACCTTAGGGATGGTTTTCTCACTGTTGGGAGGATATACTATAAATATTAACGAAACAGACAGGAAATTTCCCTATGCAGAAGGCTCGTTAGGATTTACCTATAAAATTTCGACGAGTGGCAACTGGGTACTGGCTACGCTTTTAAAAGGAAAAGCCTTGTTTGATGATGATTTTGAATTCTATCAGGCGGCTACTGTGGGTGGCGATACTGACCTGCGTGGTTTCAGGAACCAACGTTTTTCAGGCAAGCAGTCGTTCTACCAAAGTACTGACCTTCGCTGGAATCTCGGGAAAATAGATAATGGCGTTGCACCGCTGCGTTATGGTGTATTTGGAGGTTTTGACTATGGCCGTGTATGGGTGCCTAATGAAGAGTCAGACAAATGGCATCAGGCATACGGCGGCGGTATTTGGATTAATGGCGTAAATCTGGTTACAGGTAAACTGTCACTTTTTAATTCAGCAGATGGCCTTAGGGTTTCGGCAGGATTAGGATTTGGATTTTAA
- a CDS encoding LTA synthase family protein yields MNMEAPKPKFRLAFSSSRFSLLWNFFKGFLLLSLLLRIVFMLWQMNEVSWSPIAVIRTLATGMFFDIGVVGFVALPGILYLLLFPNRYVGSRLDRFLICFFFSLTVLLLVFVFFAEITFWEEFRTRFNFIAVDYLIYTHEVVSNIQESYPLPYLISGVALITFLIVFLFQKKGIFAWTFAAKTTIKEKLSVFAVTAVLLIFYIGFIKNTQAEWSSNRYNNEISKAGIYSFFAEFRNNQMEYTRFYTSIDAKKAFEIAREQVKQSDSRFLKEDTTIRRDITDVQPSGAKPNVVFILMESMSGSFMKEFGNEKGITPYMDKLAQESIFFSNLYATGTRTVRGMEAVTLCIPPTPGQSIVKRPDNQGLYTVSNVFKAKGYQNSFFYGGDGYFDNMNSYFGGNGFTIYDRGRGSVLSDKIKTRRYNIDDNEVTFENAWGICDENIYDKMLKVADEHYATQKPFFNFVMTTSNHRPYTYPVNKIDIPSGTNRDGAVKYADFALGQMLEKAKSKPWFKNTVFVIIADHCASSAGKDEIDVANYHIPAFIYNLPGQTPEKIQQQCSQIDLFPTLFSKLHWNYRSNFFGKNVYDREYTERAYVGTYRKLVYMKKEKAMILSDQKKQAFYDWNKETNELKPIPMDKKFLEETIAGYQAADYLFTNKLLKE; encoded by the coding sequence ATGAATATGGAGGCCCCTAAGCCAAAGTTTAGATTGGCATTTTCCTCATCACGATTTTCGCTATTGTGGAATTTTTTTAAAGGATTTCTGCTGTTGTCATTACTGCTCCGCATTGTATTTATGCTTTGGCAGATGAATGAAGTATCCTGGAGTCCAATAGCGGTAATAAGGACATTGGCAACCGGAATGTTTTTTGACATAGGTGTGGTTGGTTTTGTAGCCTTGCCGGGAATCCTTTATCTGTTACTGTTTCCAAATCGTTATGTTGGTTCCCGATTGGACAGATTTCTTATTTGTTTTTTCTTTTCATTGACGGTGCTGTTGTTGGTATTTGTTTTTTTTGCAGAAATTACCTTCTGGGAAGAATTCCGTACCCGTTTTAATTTTATTGCTGTCGATTACCTTATTTATACGCACGAAGTTGTCAGCAACATACAGGAATCCTATCCGTTGCCCTATCTCATTTCGGGAGTGGCACTGATTACCTTTTTGATTGTCTTTTTGTTTCAAAAGAAAGGCATTTTTGCCTGGACATTTGCAGCAAAGACCACTATAAAAGAAAAACTTTCGGTATTTGCTGTTACTGCTGTACTGTTAATATTTTATATTGGATTTATAAAAAATACTCAGGCAGAATGGTCGTCCAACCGTTATAATAATGAGATTTCCAAAGCTGGAATCTATTCATTTTTTGCAGAGTTTCGCAATAACCAGATGGAATATACGCGGTTCTATACTTCTATTGATGCGAAAAAAGCTTTTGAAATTGCCAGAGAGCAGGTCAAACAATCAGATAGCCGTTTTTTAAAGGAGGACACCACTATCCGAAGAGATATAACAGACGTGCAGCCTTCTGGAGCAAAACCGAATGTGGTTTTTATACTGATGGAAAGTATGAGCGGCAGTTTTATGAAAGAATTCGGCAATGAAAAAGGCATTACGCCCTATATGGATAAACTGGCACAGGAAAGCATTTTCTTTAGCAATCTTTATGCTACCGGAACCCGAACAGTGCGCGGAATGGAAGCTGTAACACTTTGCATACCGCCTACTCCCGGACAGAGTATTGTAAAGCGTCCCGATAATCAGGGACTTTATACGGTTTCTAATGTTTTTAAAGCTAAAGGCTATCAAAACAGCTTCTTTTATGGTGGCGATGGCTATTTTGATAATATGAACAGTTATTTTGGCGGAAATGGTTTTACTATTTACGACCGCGGCAGAGGAAGTGTATTGAGTGATAAAATCAAAACCCGGCGATATAACATTGATGATAACGAAGTGACTTTTGAAAATGCATGGGGAATCTGTGATGAAAATATTTATGACAAAATGCTGAAAGTCGCAGATGAACATTATGCCACCCAAAAACCGTTCTTCAATTTTGTCATGACCACTTCCAACCATAGGCCATATACCTATCCGGTGAACAAAATCGATATTCCCTCCGGGACGAATAGGGATGGTGCTGTGAAGTATGCAGATTTTGCATTAGGGCAGATGCTGGAAAAGGCAAAAAGTAAGCCATGGTTTAAGAATACCGTTTTTGTAATTATAGCTGACCATTGCGCCAGTAGTGCAGGAAAAGATGAAATTGATGTCGCAAATTATCATATTCCGGCTTTTATTTATAATTTGCCGGGCCAAACACCGGAAAAAATTCAGCAGCAATGTTCGCAGATTGACTTGTTTCCGACCTTGTTTTCAAAACTACATTGGAATTACCGTTCTAATTTTTTTGGGAAAAATGTTTATGATAGGGAATATACAGAACGGGCTTATGTGGGAACCTACAGAAAGCTGGTATATATGAAGAAGGAAAAAGCCATGATTTTATCCGACCAGAAAAAACAGGCTTTTTATGATTGGAACAAAGAAACCAATGAACTTAAGCCTATTCCAATGGATAAAAAGTTTTTGGAAGAAACCATTGCGGGTTATCAGGCCGCCGATTATTTATTTACAAACAAATTGCTTAAAGAATGA
- a CDS encoding diacylglycerol/lipid kinase family protein encodes MTYIHFIVNPISGKGKHSITKEFLGHYFPETDFRLEIDYSNYKKHAIDLTKKAISQKPDIIVACGGDGTISEIASQLVNTNIKLGIIPVGSGNGLASNLDIPKNITQAIEIIKKQKSVAIDSGRVNQHCFFSNMGLGIDAMIIKKYESTKKRTLSAYVNASLKASSQYKPQKAILRYNGKEHFVDPFLLFISNSNEMGYNMSLTPKASLSDGYLDMLYVPRIGFLEKMFFGGLVVAKQCEKFKKAEHAMIQSLSAELPDRIFTDVQIDGEYHRLETNKVQVDILPKSLNVLVA; translated from the coding sequence ATGACATACATTCATTTTATAGTTAATCCCATTTCCGGGAAAGGAAAACACAGCATCACTAAAGAATTTCTGGGACATTATTTTCCGGAAACCGATTTTAGGCTTGAAATAGACTATTCCAACTATAAAAAACATGCAATAGACTTAACAAAAAAGGCAATAAGTCAGAAACCTGATATTATTGTAGCCTGTGGTGGTGATGGCACAATCAGCGAAATAGCTTCTCAGTTGGTCAATACCAATATAAAACTTGGAATTATTCCTGTAGGTTCCGGAAATGGCCTGGCTTCAAATCTTGACATTCCGAAAAATATAACGCAGGCTATCGAAATCATAAAGAAACAAAAATCAGTCGCGATTGATTCCGGAAGGGTAAACCAGCATTGCTTTTTCAGTAATATGGGACTTGGCATTGATGCCATGATTATCAAGAAATACGAGAGCACAAAAAAACGAACACTTTCGGCATATGTGAATGCTTCTCTTAAAGCAAGTTCACAGTACAAGCCGCAAAAAGCAATATTGCGGTATAATGGTAAAGAACATTTTGTTGACCCGTTTTTGCTTTTTATTTCGAATTCCAATGAAATGGGTTATAATATGAGCCTTACGCCAAAAGCCAGTCTTTCTGACGGCTATTTGGACATGTTGTATGTGCCACGCATCGGTTTTTTGGAAAAGATGTTTTTTGGCGGATTGGTCGTAGCCAAACAATGTGAAAAATTCAAAAAAGCAGAACACGCCATGATTCAAAGTTTAAGCGCCGAATTGCCGGACAGAATTTTTACTGATGTACAAATCGATGGCGAATATCACAGGTTGGAAACCAATAAGGTACAGGTAGATATTTTGCCGAAATCCCTTAACGTATTGGTAGCATAA
- a CDS encoding response regulator transcription factor, whose protein sequence is MNILVAEDEIGISNFLKQGLEEENYTVTVASDGEKALRLALSQPFDLLLLDWMLPKLSGIEVCKSFRKTGRTAPILFLTAKDTVQETIEGLKAGANDYIKKPFSFEELLERIKVQFRSAVAENSYVLGPIHLDKEKHQVFIHNEEVYLTQKEFSLLEYLIKNKGTVCSRSQIIKEVWNIHFDYESGVIDVFINSIRKKLGLRKEEDYIKTVRGIGYIANEI, encoded by the coding sequence ATGAATATCCTGGTAGCTGAAGATGAAATTGGTATTTCAAACTTCCTCAAGCAAGGGCTTGAAGAAGAAAATTATACGGTGACTGTGGCCTCTGATGGCGAAAAAGCACTGCGACTTGCCCTTTCACAACCTTTTGACTTATTGTTATTGGATTGGATGCTTCCCAAATTATCAGGAATAGAAGTTTGCAAATCATTCCGCAAAACCGGCAGGACAGCACCCATATTATTTCTGACAGCCAAAGATACCGTACAGGAAACTATTGAAGGACTTAAGGCAGGCGCCAATGATTATATTAAAAAGCCATTCAGTTTTGAAGAACTTCTGGAGCGTATAAAAGTGCAGTTTCGTTCTGCTGTTGCAGAAAATAGTTATGTGTTAGGGCCTATCCATTTGGATAAAGAAAAACATCAGGTTTTTATCCATAATGAAGAAGTCTACCTCACACAGAAAGAATTTTCACTTTTAGAATACCTCATCAAAAATAAAGGCACCGTATGTAGCAGAAGCCAGATTATCAAAGAAGTGTGGAACATACATTTTGATTATGAATCGGGAGTTATAGATGTTTTTATCAATTCCATACGGAAAAAACTTGGATTGCGAAAAGAAGAAGACTATATCAAAACTGTGCGTGGAATTGGCTATATTGCAAATGAAATCTAG
- a CDS encoding sensor histidine kinase translates to MSLSFRNRIAVYNLISAAALIAVVFGIVYSVVRLSVNYDINHDLETEIHYHQEFVESQPVNHLMLVEPSEWEESEHNEINVNPVFVQIFDSKGRFYEKSRNLKDEALTLKFGEEEPYTVDTFLADIPIRQMQAPLMSHGHTVGYVIIAMSMEQELRLLDNLSNVLLIAFFAVLMALFFITRFIAGKSIRPAVDIINTASKITNNNLGQRIELPKNKDELFELATSINQLLDRIEDAVVRERKFTSDASHELRTPLAVIQGTLEVLIRKPRNSSEYEEKIQYCISEVNRLNDLADQLLLLARFENQKAAVQIENIELDEIILQVLERYSSRIAAKNIALSFEFSDHYKIRSDAYLVSVIIENLISNAVKYTKEKGRIVITLHESEGKIACLIADSGVGIAPEDLQKIYNEFFRAESQRQAIKGTGLGLSIVKRLCILLNAELNIQSDLGKGTTATVLFDAVDYRETI, encoded by the coding sequence ATGTCGTTGTCTTTCAGAAACAGAATAGCTGTATACAACCTTATCAGTGCGGCAGCGCTCATTGCCGTTGTTTTTGGAATAGTCTATTCTGTAGTTCGGCTTTCAGTCAATTATGACATCAATCACGATCTCGAAACAGAAATCCATTACCATCAGGAATTTGTAGAAAGCCAGCCAGTTAATCACCTCATGCTTGTTGAGCCTAGTGAATGGGAGGAAAGCGAGCACAATGAAATTAATGTCAATCCTGTATTTGTGCAGATTTTTGACAGCAAGGGCCGCTTTTATGAAAAATCCAGAAACCTCAAAGATGAGGCCCTGACGTTAAAGTTTGGTGAAGAAGAACCTTATACGGTTGATACTTTTCTGGCTGATATTCCTATAAGACAGATGCAGGCACCCTTGATGAGCCATGGACACACAGTAGGCTATGTTATTATAGCCATGTCGATGGAGCAGGAACTCAGGCTTCTGGATAATTTAAGTAATGTGCTTCTTATTGCCTTCTTTGCCGTATTGATGGCCTTGTTTTTTATTACACGCTTTATTGCAGGTAAAAGTATCAGGCCTGCGGTAGATATTATCAATACGGCCAGCAAGATTACAAATAACAATCTGGGTCAAAGAATTGAGCTTCCTAAAAACAAAGACGAACTTTTTGAATTGGCAACTTCCATAAACCAATTACTCGATCGTATAGAGGACGCGGTTGTGCGGGAACGTAAATTTACTTCTGATGCTTCCCATGAATTGCGAACACCTTTGGCTGTCATACAGGGAACTCTGGAAGTACTGATAAGAAAACCGCGAAATAGTTCAGAATATGAAGAAAAAATACAATACTGCATCAGTGAAGTAAATCGCCTGAATGATTTGGCAGACCAATTATTGCTGTTGGCCCGATTCGAAAACCAGAAAGCGGCGGTGCAGATAGAAAATATTGAATTGGATGAAATCATACTTCAGGTTTTGGAACGCTATTCCTCAAGAATTGCTGCTAAGAACATTGCTTTGAGTTTTGAATTCAGCGACCATTATAAAATACGCTCCGATGCTTATTTAGTATCGGTTATCATTGAAAACCTGATTTCAAATGCTGTAAAATATACCAAAGAAAAAGGCAGGATTGTCATTACGCTTCACGAATCAGAGGGAAAAATAGCCTGTCTGATTGCCGACAGCGGTGTTGGAATTGCTCCGGAAGACCTCCAAAAAATTTACAACGAATTTTTCCGTGCCGAAAGTCAGCGTCAGGCCATTAAAGGTACGGGACTTGGCTTGTCTATTGTAAAGAGATTGTGCATTCTGCTCAATGCGGAGTTAAATATCCAAAGTGATTTGGGTAAAGGTACAACAGCCACAGTGCTGTTTGATGCGGTAGATTATCGTGAAACAATATAA
- a CDS encoding ArnT family glycosyltransferase → MKKLLHHKYPLLLLAVSLTLLLPHLDIIYVNIMEARNFITAREMVSNDNWLLTTINNLPRYEKPPLPTWLTALAGILFGFDSLLGLRLPVVFATVFLVLMSYKFSKNLGLNQKQSFHNGLLLITSFYIFFGGRDNQWDMYTHSFMMASLYFLWKLLQEDSAKAKNAILSGLFFGLSFLSKGPISLYALFLPFLIAYGFTYGFKLRSRWHYGILVLALGTAIGLSWPLYVRFADPESFLETTTREASRWASYNTRPFFYYWSFFTQSGIWTIPSLIALLYPYMKTRVTNLKAYRFTLFWTLASVILLSLIPEKKSRYLLPVLIPMALNTGFYIEYLFEKFKTLAKNEKRMAYFAFGLIGIIAVALPFVLPFVLKTLDGFGLWYVLAAIASLVCGIIIIRSLLKNNFGKVFYSIIAFQICIIVFGLPLIGAFLGNPDYYSPQKLHAVKAKERIKIYDLQNYCPEMIWEYGEPIPLIINNGKIKIPKENRFGLLVNIDDTTRLRETFKDYKIEKMLTVDMNPVPKSKKSHKKRLERDFYIVSR, encoded by the coding sequence ATGAAAAAACTGCTGCATCATAAATATCCGCTCCTTTTATTGGCTGTTAGCCTGACATTATTGCTTCCACATCTTGACATTATTTATGTCAATATTATGGAGGCCCGAAATTTTATTACGGCCCGGGAAATGGTTTCTAATGACAACTGGCTGCTTACCACAATCAATAATCTGCCGCGTTATGAAAAACCGCCTTTACCTACATGGCTGACAGCTCTGGCAGGAATCTTATTCGGATTTGACAGTCTTTTGGGTTTACGGCTGCCTGTAGTGTTTGCGACAGTATTTCTGGTATTGATGTCATATAAATTCTCCAAAAATCTGGGACTAAACCAAAAACAGAGTTTTCATAACGGCCTGCTTCTTATTACTTCTTTTTATATCTTTTTTGGAGGCAGGGATAACCAATGGGATATGTATACGCATAGCTTTATGATGGCTTCACTTTATTTTTTATGGAAGCTATTGCAGGAAGACTCCGCAAAAGCCAAAAATGCAATACTATCCGGATTATTCTTCGGCTTGTCTTTTCTTAGCAAAGGACCTATTTCGTTATATGCACTATTTCTTCCTTTTCTTATTGCCTATGGATTTACGTATGGATTTAAATTAAGAAGCCGATGGCATTATGGTATTTTGGTATTGGCATTAGGTACAGCCATAGGACTTTCATGGCCCTTGTATGTACGGTTTGCCGACCCTGAATCATTTTTAGAAACAACCACAAGAGAAGCATCACGTTGGGCGAGCTACAACACACGTCCGTTTTTCTATTACTGGAGCTTTTTTACACAAAGTGGCATCTGGACCATCCCAAGTCTTATTGCCCTGCTCTATCCTTACATGAAAACCCGTGTTACCAATCTAAAGGCTTACCGATTTACTCTATTCTGGACATTGGCATCCGTAATATTATTATCGCTTATTCCTGAAAAAAAATCAAGATACCTGCTTCCGGTACTGATTCCAATGGCTTTGAATACCGGATTTTATATAGAGTATCTTTTTGAAAAATTTAAAACGCTGGCTAAAAATGAGAAACGGATGGCTTATTTTGCTTTCGGTCTGATTGGAATCATAGCTGTAGCATTGCCTTTTGTATTACCTTTTGTATTAAAAACCTTGGACGGATTCGGGTTATGGTATGTTTTGGCAGCCATTGCTTCTCTGGTTTGCGGTATTATCATCATACGGTCACTGCTAAAAAACAATTTTGGCAAAGTCTTTTACAGCATTATCGCTTTCCAAATTTGCATTATAGTTTTTGGCCTGCCGTTGATTGGCGCATTTTTAGGAAATCCGGATTATTATTCGCCTCAAAAACTTCATGCTGTCAAAGCGAAAGAGCGTATTAAGATTTATGACCTGCAAAATTATTGTCCTGAAATGATTTGGGAATATGGAGAGCCGATTCCTTTAATAATAAACAATGGTAAAATTAAAATTCCAAAGGAAAATCGGTTTGGATTGCTCGTCAACATAGATGATACCACCAGGCTTCGGGAAACTTTTAAGGACTATAAAATTGAAAAAATGCTCACCGTTGACATGAATCCGGTTCCAAAATCAAAAAAGAGCCATAAAAAACGATTAGAACGTGATTTTTATATTGTTTCACGATAA
- a CDS encoding lipid-A-disaccharide synthase N-terminal domain-containing protein has protein sequence MNSWLIYAIGFTAQILFSSRLVLQWIISEKHKRILTPILFWQISLLAAFLLFVYGYLRDDFSIMLGQAITYYIYIRNLQLQGEWKKLHKAFRIFILLFPVLLIGYGYNNNSYDLDRLLKNENIPIWLLWLGIISQILFTFRFVYQWLYSEKRRESSLPLGFWTISFFGSLLILTYAVIRKDPVLFAGHFLGIIIYSRSILIILKNEKTAAS, from the coding sequence ATGAATTCGTGGCTGATATATGCTATTGGGTTTACGGCACAGATTCTTTTTTCGAGCCGACTGGTTCTCCAATGGATTATTTCCGAAAAACACAAACGCATCCTCACCCCTATATTGTTCTGGCAAATTAGCCTCTTGGCCGCTTTCCTGCTATTTGTTTACGGTTATTTGAGAGATGATTTTTCAATTATGCTCGGACAGGCTATTACCTATTATATCTATATCCGGAACCTTCAGCTTCAGGGAGAATGGAAAAAGCTGCACAAGGCTTTCCGCATCTTTATCCTACTTTTTCCTGTCCTGCTAATTGGTTATGGATACAATAATAATTCCTATGACCTTGACCGACTATTAAAAAATGAAAACATTCCGATTTGGCTGTTATGGCTTGGAATCATTTCCCAAATACTTTTTACGTTCCGGTTTGTCTATCAATGGCTCTATTCCGAAAAACGAAGAGAATCGTCTTTGCCTTTGGGTTTCTGGACGATTAGTTTTTTTGGCTCATTACTGATTCTCACTTATGCCGTTATTCGAAAAGACCCGGTTCTTTTTGCAGGGCATTTCTTAGGCATTATTATTTATTCCAGAAGTATTCTAATTATCCTGAAAAATGAAAAAACTGCTGCATCATAA